A window of Thermoproteus sp. genomic DNA:
TCCTTTACCTGGTGGTGGTGACTTTTGCCCTGCAGCAGGGGGGCATAGACGTCTCTACTCTCAGCCAGATGTTGATACCCATCACTTGGGGCTTGGTGGCCGCGATGGTGGCCATCGCAGTCCTCCAGACTATACGCAAATGAACGTCTTAGTGGTGGCGCCGCAGACCTCCAGCTATAGGGGCCCCGAGCTCACGGCGGCCAGAATGGCCAAATGGGCCTTGCGGATGGGCCACAAGGCCTTGCTTGTGGCTAGCGCCTTCCACGACTGGGATCCGGTGGTCTCGGAGCGCGATCTGGCGAGGAGCCTCTCGGGCTATATCTCCTTCGAGAGGGACCCCAAGGCCGGAGTGCCCTCGGCGAGGGCTCTCAGCTTCAAATCGACAATTCCCGTCAGGAGGGTAACCATGAGGGACTTCTTCTCGGTCTTGAGGGCGCTCGACGAGGAGCTGGGCGTAGACCTACTTGTGGTCCACTCCACCTTTTGGAACGGCCCCGAGGAGGCGGCGCGTTGGGCCAAATGGAAGCTGGAGCTTGCCTCTATCGGCGAGCGCGTGAGGCCTACGGTCTTCGCCTATATGCCCCACTACAGGCCTCTGGAGCCCGGCTTGGGCCCTGTGGAGAGGACTTTGAGGTTGGCTTGGAACGCCACGGCCCTCCCGCAAGTCCTCAAGTCTGCCGATTTGGTCCTCTGCGCGAGCCCCTTGGAGTGTGACGACTTGACGTCGATGGGGGCAGATAGGAACAAGGCGGTCCACTATAGGGGGCTTCTAGACGACGACTTCGCGTCTCTTGTCGACTCGGCTAGGCCCGACTTAATTAGGGAGAGGCTCCGGGTGAGGGAGGACTACATCGTCAGCTATGTGGGCCCTCTAGAGCCGAGGAAGAACGTCACTGCTGTCCTCCAGACTGCTAGGAGGCTGGAGGGGAGGGGCGTGGCGTTTGTGGTCGCAGGCGGCGGCGAGGAGGCCGAGAGGCTGAGGCGGGAGGCCTCTAGGCTCTCTAACGTCTATTTCGCCGGGCTCCTCTCGGAGGAGGAAAAGGCCTCTTTAATAAAGGCCTCTTTGGCCAATATAATACTGTCCAGGGCGGAGGGCCTCGGCGTGGCGCAAATAGAGTTTATGTACGGCGGCGTGCCCGTCATAACCAGCGCCTCGTACGGCCAGAGGTGGCTTGTGAGGGACGGCGTGGACGGCATGCACGTAAGGGGCCCCGACGACATAGAGGGCGCGGCGAAGGCCGTCGAGGCGCTCAAAAGAGACGCGGCGTTGAGGGAGTCCTTAGGGAGAAACGCGAGGGAGAGAGCCCGCGGCTTTTTGATGTCGGAGGGCCTCGTCCAGCTTTTAAATCAGGCGGGCCGTTGAGATCTCGCGAGGGCGGCTACACGGTCGTATTCGGCTTCTACCAACGGGAGGACCTCCCTGCCTATCAGTTGGGCGTAATACAGGGCGCCGCCCATAGCGACCCCCTCCTTGACTACGCCCTCCTCGTAGGCCCTTAGGCCCGGCCTTTTGGACTCGGCGAAGGAGACCGAGGCCACGTGGATGTTGGCCACCCCGACGGCCCTCATGAGCCCGTAGAAGTCGGCGTTTTTATCCTCCGCTATCCACCTGGTGGTGGCCACATGTAGCCTCTCTAAGCTCCCGCCGAGCGCCTTGTAGAGCGCCGCCGCCGCGGCCATCTGGGTCCCCCCGGCCAGCACGGGGATGCCTCCGGCCCTCTCGACGCCTCTAGCCAGAGCCGCCAGCGCCATGTGGACGGGGTCCCCCATCTCGCAGACGGCCTCCAGGGGGTCCGACGGGGGCCTTCCGCCCAGCCTCTCCAAGGCCTCCCTAACCACTCTGGCCTTCAGCTCCTTCGGGTTTTGAGGCGACGCGGAGCTGGTCTTGCCCCATGCGTCGTAGCCGAGAGCCACGAGGATCGCCATGGCCGTAGTGGTGCCCGCCGGTATGGACTCGCCGATGTAGACGACTCCAAGCCTCCCGAGCTCTTCGCCTAGGGCGGTCCCCTTCTCCAATATGGACTCGACGGCCTTACAGCTCAAGGCGGGGCCCTTCCTGAAGTCGCGGCCCGGCTCTCCCCCCAGCTCCACGTAGGGGCTTCTCGGCGGGACTCTGGAGCCGGCGTTGACTATCAGCTTTGACACGTCGTAGGCGACCGCCCTGGTGACCAAGGCGGGCGTCGGTATGCCGGTCGGCGTCACCGGTATGACGTCTAGAGTCTTGGGCCTTCCGTAGATCAGATACTCCACGTCGAGTGCAGGCGTGTAGTGGGTCATCTCTGGCGCGGCCCCGGCGACCGTTATACCGGGTATCAACGATATATCCGTCGTACCCACCACTATGGCCATCACTGAGGGCTTCAACGACATATGCGGGAACAACTTCCCGCATATATACATTGCGCAGGTCAGCTCCTCGCTAGCTCGACGCCTCTATTCGCCTATCGTCCCTCTTAGCTCTACGCCGAGTTTTTTGGCCAGCTCGGCGGCTCTTTTCCTTATGAAGGGGGAGACCAAGAGGAGTTTTGGCTTTACGCTGGTGGCCTTCTCGTAGAGCTGTCCTATCCTATAGAGCTCCAACACGTCGCCCATGTCGGCAGAGGCCTTAAACTCCACAAGGATATGAGTCCCATCCTTCACAAGGAGGTCGACCTCCACCTGGCTGGGATGGCCGTAGACAAGCCCCTGCGAGTCGAAATAGGTCCACCTCTCCGCCCTATATTCGCCGAGAAGGTCCTCCACGAGGT
This region includes:
- a CDS encoding glycosyltransferase; this translates as MNVLVVAPQTSSYRGPELTAARMAKWALRMGHKALLVASAFHDWDPVVSERDLARSLSGYISFERDPKAGVPSARALSFKSTIPVRRVTMRDFFSVLRALDEELGVDLLVVHSTFWNGPEEAARWAKWKLELASIGERVRPTVFAYMPHYRPLEPGLGPVERTLRLAWNATALPQVLKSADLVLCASPLECDDLTSMGADRNKAVHYRGLLDDDFASLVDSARPDLIRERLRVREDYIVSYVGPLEPRKNVTAVLQTARRLEGRGVAFVVAGGGEEAERLRREASRLSNVYFAGLLSEEEKASLIKASLANIILSRAEGLGVAQIEFMYGGVPVITSASYGQRWLVRDGVDGMHVRGPDDIEGAAKAVEALKRDAALRESLGRNARERARGFLMSEGLVQLLNQAGR
- a CDS encoding TIGR00303 family protein, encoding MSLKPSVMAIVVGTTDISLIPGITVAGAAPEMTHYTPALDVEYLIYGRPKTLDVIPVTPTGIPTPALVTRAVAYDVSKLIVNAGSRVPPRSPYVELGGEPGRDFRKGPALSCKAVESILEKGTALGEELGRLGVVYIGESIPAGTTTAMAILVALGYDAWGKTSSASPQNPKELKARVVREALERLGGRPPSDPLEAVCEMGDPVHMALAALARGVERAGGIPVLAGGTQMAAAAALYKALGGSLERLHVATTRWIAEDKNADFYGLMRAVGVANIHVASVSFAESKRPGLRAYEEGVVKEGVAMGGALYYAQLIGREVLPLVEAEYDRVAALARSQRPA